The Cloacibacterium caeni region GGCTTATTCTAAAGAAAAATTACAGAAAGAATTGGTAAATCAAAAAGAAGCTTATTTTTCTCAAGGTCAAGAGAATTCCTTAGAATTTCAATCAGGTTACGAACAAACTTGGGATGAAAATTCCTATATGAAGGTCTTCTCTAATCAAAATGATGTTCTTACTATTTCCTATGAAAATGATGGCTTTTCTGGTGGAGCGCATGGTTACTATAATATATTGTTCAAAAATTTTGACTTAAAAACTAATACAGTAATTCAACTTTCTGATATTTTTATGGATATCAATAAAGTAGATTGGAATAAAATTTTAATGAAAAATTTTAAAAATCCAGACCAAAAAGAAATGCTTTTAGTTGATAAAATTCCCGTAAATAACAATTTCTATTTTGATTCCCAAAACATCACTTTTGTGTACAATCAATACGAAATTACAGCTTATGCAGCAGGAGTAGTGGAAATTTCTATTCCACTTTCTGAGTTGAAAGCTTATTTAAAACCAGAATTTATTTCGAGGAATAACATTAAATAAAACCAAATCAATTATACAATGAGATTTGACTTGGTTTTATGCCGATAGATAATTTATTGATTTAATTTTAATTAAATAATTATAAATTACTAATCGGTATAATTCCGTACTTTTGCACCCATGCAAAATGTAGCATTTATCATCAATCCTTTTTCTGCAAAGAAAAATTATCAGCCTTTTCTTAATTCTTTACAAGCAAAGGTTGAAAATCCGTTGTATTTAATTTCAAAATCCATTCAAGATACTGAAAATTTCATCAAAGAAAATTTTGAAAAAGTAGACATTTTCGTTGCCATTGGTGGTGATGGAACCATTTCTACGGTTGCGAAAAATTTAATTCACACGGATAAAATTCTCGGGATTTTCCCAGCAGGAAGTGGTAACGGTTTCTCTAATGAAACCAAGTTTTCTGAAAATTTAGACGAACTTTTAGCGAAAATTCAAAAGAAAAATTTTAAAGAAATTGATACGTTTACAGTAAACGAAAGATTTTCGATTAATGTAGCTGGAGTAGGATTTGATGGAGCGGTTATTGAAGCTTTTGAGAAAACTTCCAGAGGTTTTAAAAATTATATCAAAACTTCTATCCAGACTTTTTTTAAATACCAACCAATTTCCATCAAATTCGAAGAAAAATATAAAAAATTTGACGGAAAATATTTGATGCTCAACGTTGCAAACACGCGACAATTCGGAAATAATGCCTACATTGCTCCTCATGCAAGTAAAAGTGATGGCTTGTTAGAAATTGCTTTGGTAAAGAAGTTTCCTTTCACTCATTCTGGCGTTTTTGCCTACAGAATGTTTACCAAAAAATTGGTTTCCAATCAGTACATTCATTATTTATCGGTTCCAGAAATTGAGTTTTCTGTAGATTCAGATTTGTGGCATCTCGACGGCGAGTTTAACCAAATTTCATCTCCAGTTAAAGTAAAAGTGCTCCCAAAAAGTTTAAGAATTTTAGTCTAAATTATCTAGAGCTTCTTTGTACACTTTCAGTACTTTTTCTCTGGCTTTTTTATGCTCTACGATAGGTTTTGGATAGTATTTCGTTCCAAATTCAGGAATCCATTTTTTAATATATTTAAAATCAGGATCGAATTTTTTCTGTTGTTCCTCTGGATTAAAAATTCTAAAATATGGAGCGGCATCACAACCAGAACTTGCGCACCATTGCCAGTTTCCATTATTCGCACTTAAATCGTAATCCATTAATTTTTCCGCAAAGTAAGCTTCGCCAATTCGCCAGTCGGTAAGCAAATGTTTGATGAGGAAACTCGCTGTAATCATTCTCACTCTATTGTGCATAAAACCAGTAGTATTCAGTTCACGCATTCCCGCATCTACAAGAGGAAATCCTGTTTTTCCAGCTTTCCATTTTTCTAGAAATTCAGGATTATTTTCCCAGGGAATCGCATCATATTTTGACTTGAAAGAATGATTGACCACTTTCGGAAAATGATACAAAATCTGCATGAAAAATTCTCTCCAAATCAATTCTTTCAAGAAAGTAAGGTTATTTTCTTTGGCAATTTTGGCTAATTTTCTCACGCTAATGGTTCCAAATCTCAGATGAACACCCAGTTGTGTAGTTCCTTTTACCGCAGGGAAATTTCGAGTTTCTTCATAGGTTTTGATGATATGAAGATCTGCTTCTGGAACTTCAAATGTTAAATCTGTTTTTTGAAAACCAATATCTTCAATTTTGAACTCCTCAAAAGGAATTTCTAATAAATGATCTAGTTTTTTTTCTGATGGAAATCCTTGTAAATCAAATTTTTGAAATTCATTGAGCCAAAGTTTTGAATATGGAGTATAAACTGTGTAAGGTTTTTTATCGGCTTTTACAATTTCGTCTTTGTGAAAGATAACTTGGTCTTTAAATGGGTGAAAAGCGATATTTTTTGAAGCCAAAAAATCGGCAATTTCTTGGTCTCTTTTTATTGCGTAAGGTTCATAATCTTCATTGCAATAAACGGTTTCTATTTCATAGTTTTCAGTGAGTTTTTTATAAATTTCAAGAGGTTTTCCTTTGAAGATTTTGATGCCTTTATTCTTTGATTTTAGAAAAGAATTTAGGGTTTGTAAAGCATGTACAATGAAATCAACTCTCTTATCCGACTTATTTTCTAATAAATCTAAAATATCTTCGTCAAAAATAAAAATCGGCAGAACCTTTTTTCCCGATTCTAATGCTTGATATAATCCGTGATTGTCTTTTAAACGAAGGTCTCGTCTGAACCAAAAAATAGATATTTTATCCATGCTTATTCTATCAAATGAAGGAGTTCTTTAATCTCAGAATTTTTGTGTTCTGTGTACAAAGTGTAATGAAAATCATTTACTTTTTTCAGTAATTCCAGCAATTTTGTTTTTTCATCATTTTTAAGGTTTGCCGAAAGAATTTTAGAAGTCGTATTGACTTTTTCTACCGATTGATGGAAGGCTTCTTCTCCTTTTTTGGTCAAAGTCAATCTTTTGGCACGTTTGTCATTTTCATCAACGGTTTCTTGAATCAAACCATCGTCTAGAAGTCTTTTGATGATTTGAATTCCCGTTTGTTTTTCGTGACCGTTTCTTTCGATGAGTTGCATTTTGGTCAAAGAAGGCTCATCTTTGAGTCTATACAAATAAGTGAATTCTTCGTTCGCTAAAGTCGGAAAATCGCTTAAACCTTTGCGAATCATTTGTTTAGAGAATCTGCCCAAAAGCAAAACCTGTTTGCAAATTTCATTTTCGGTGAAACTTACTTCGTGGTTTT contains the following coding sequences:
- a CDS encoding diacylglycerol/lipid kinase family protein; the encoded protein is MQNVAFIINPFSAKKNYQPFLNSLQAKVENPLYLISKSIQDTENFIKENFEKVDIFVAIGGDGTISTVAKNLIHTDKILGIFPAGSGNGFSNETKFSENLDELLAKIQKKNFKEIDTFTVNERFSINVAGVGFDGAVIEAFEKTSRGFKNYIKTSIQTFFKYQPISIKFEEKYKKFDGKYLMLNVANTRQFGNNAYIAPHASKSDGLLEIALVKKFPFTHSGVFAYRMFTKKLVSNQYIHYLSVPEIEFSVDSDLWHLDGEFNQISSPVKVKVLPKSLRILV
- a CDS encoding RsiV family protein yields the protein MKTVFLALATAFVLFSCSPKTTGNKGIIPENSNELASENLPFAVDSLQLQDSISVAKTLKLRTSSTILLFPTLHNKTLLDSIYSPSGIRLEAYSKEKLQKELVNQKEAYFSQGQENSLEFQSGYEQTWDENSYMKVFSNQNDVLTISYENDGFSGGAHGYYNILFKNFDLKTNTVIQLSDIFMDINKVDWNKILMKNFKNPDQKEMLLVDKIPVNNNFYFDSQNITFVYNQYEITAYAAGVVEISIPLSELKAYLKPEFISRNNIK
- a CDS encoding cryptochrome/photolyase family protein, producing MDKISIFWFRRDLRLKDNHGLYQALESGKKVLPIFIFDEDILDLLENKSDKRVDFIVHALQTLNSFLKSKNKGIKIFKGKPLEIYKKLTENYEIETVYCNEDYEPYAIKRDQEIADFLASKNIAFHPFKDQVIFHKDEIVKADKKPYTVYTPYSKLWLNEFQKFDLQGFPSEKKLDHLLEIPFEEFKIEDIGFQKTDLTFEVPEADLHIIKTYEETRNFPAVKGTTQLGVHLRFGTISVRKLAKIAKENNLTFLKELIWREFFMQILYHFPKVVNHSFKSKYDAIPWENNPEFLEKWKAGKTGFPLVDAGMRELNTTGFMHNRVRMITASFLIKHLLTDWRIGEAYFAEKLMDYDLSANNGNWQWCASSGCDAAPYFRIFNPEEQQKKFDPDFKYIKKWIPEFGTKYYPKPIVEHKKAREKVLKVYKEALDNLD
- a CDS encoding MarR family winged helix-turn-helix transcriptional regulator produces the protein METSFLINLLLEVQEYEHSKSFKNHATIEDFRIWLNEKKYTTESPTKLFKNENHEVSFTENEICKQVLLLGRFSKQMIRKGLSDFPTLANEEFTYLYRLKDEPSLTKMQLIERNGHEKQTGIQIIKRLLDDGLIQETVDENDKRAKRLTLTKKGEEAFHQSVEKVNTTSKILSANLKNDEKTKLLELLKKVNDFHYTLYTEHKNSEIKELLHLIE